In one Thermanaerovibrio velox DSM 12556 genomic region, the following are encoded:
- a CDS encoding Lon protease family protein encodes MEDYRFAVPIDKLRRITDVRSLGFADTDELGCLKGLIGQERAVRSISFGLAVNSKGYNLFVVGNPGSGRTTYILEELSNRAKEMPAPSDWVYVYNFKEPQEPMAINLPAGMGRELARDMEETLEDLKVTLSKAFDNSQYEDSKAQLVREFQEQVNALMEELKDWAVERGFVIKRTPQGFVNLPLVKEVSESGEVSQREMQQEEFEALGEEEQQRLQRVSEEISQRTLEILRQIREREKGLKDRIKSLEAEICRGAIKPHFDELKEAYGSYGSCSQWLDQLAEDVVANFSAFIAAGRDDNAEVDFSKYQVNVFVSNDPAQGAPVIRETNPTYYNLVGKVEYESRQGYLYTDFKKIVPGAIHKANGGFLVLEAEELFRHFMSWDALKRVLRTQELSIENLGEQLGFVPVSSLRPAPIPVDLKVVIVGTYWIYYLLNIYDPEFQKIFKIKAHFDSDMPRNPETEKLLACFVANFVKKEGGIAFDSEAVAEVIEWSCRLSENQDRMSTQFNRIAEILVESTAWAKMERSAKVGRDHVRKAIEEKIFRSNLIEERLRRAFEEGFIRVDTEGRAVGQINGLTVVDMVDHAFGHPVRITANVFMGQEGVVNIEREVKMTGPIHNKGLLTLQSYLGRKYAQDMPLSLSARIAFEQTYSGIEGDSASSTELYCLISAIAGVPLRQDVAVTGSVDQFGNVQPIGGVNEKIEGFFRYCKAKGLSGTQGVMIPVQNVKNLMLHHDVLDAVKEGKFHIWAVENIDQGLELLTGIQAGVPAEDGSYPEGTVHGLAKERLKKMLEKLKESKKGANDNVSEGEGDSDSDEEPMDVDDPAGSDDGEED; translated from the coding sequence ATGGAAGATTACCGTTTTGCGGTTCCCATAGATAAGCTTCGTAGAATAACTGACGTTCGATCCTTGGGGTTTGCTGACACCGATGAGCTTGGATGCCTTAAGGGACTGATAGGGCAGGAAAGGGCTGTTAGGTCCATATCGTTTGGCTTGGCGGTCAACAGCAAGGGTTATAACCTCTTCGTGGTTGGCAATCCCGGAAGCGGTAGGACCACGTATATCCTGGAGGAGCTCTCAAATAGGGCAAAGGAGATGCCGGCTCCTAGTGATTGGGTGTATGTCTATAACTTCAAGGAACCTCAGGAGCCGATGGCCATAAACTTGCCTGCGGGGATGGGCAGGGAATTGGCAAGGGATATGGAGGAGACTCTAGAGGATCTCAAGGTCACGCTTAGCAAAGCCTTTGACAACAGCCAGTATGAGGATAGTAAGGCTCAGTTGGTGAGGGAGTTTCAAGAACAGGTTAACGCCCTCATGGAGGAGCTTAAGGATTGGGCTGTGGAGAGGGGGTTTGTGATTAAGAGAACCCCCCAGGGTTTTGTTAACCTTCCCCTGGTGAAAGAGGTCTCCGAATCTGGTGAGGTTTCCCAAAGGGAGATGCAGCAAGAGGAGTTCGAGGCCCTTGGAGAGGAAGAACAGCAAAGGCTTCAGAGGGTATCGGAGGAGATATCCCAGAGGACGCTGGAGATCTTAAGGCAGATAAGAGAAAGAGAAAAGGGACTCAAGGACCGCATAAAATCCCTGGAGGCAGAGATATGCAGAGGGGCTATAAAACCCCATTTTGATGAGCTTAAGGAGGCCTATGGTTCTTACGGCAGCTGTTCTCAGTGGCTGGACCAGCTTGCTGAGGACGTGGTGGCTAACTTCAGTGCCTTCATCGCCGCAGGCAGAGACGATAACGCGGAGGTTGACTTCTCCAAATATCAAGTTAACGTGTTCGTGTCCAACGATCCAGCCCAAGGAGCCCCGGTCATAAGGGAAACCAACCCAACCTATTACAACCTGGTTGGTAAGGTGGAATACGAAAGCCGCCAGGGTTACCTTTACACGGATTTCAAGAAGATCGTCCCCGGTGCCATACACAAGGCTAACGGTGGATTCCTGGTTCTTGAGGCGGAAGAGCTGTTCCGGCACTTCATGTCTTGGGACGCCCTCAAAAGGGTCTTAAGGACCCAGGAGCTATCTATAGAGAACCTTGGGGAGCAATTGGGGTTCGTGCCAGTTTCATCCTTGAGGCCTGCACCTATCCCGGTGGACCTTAAGGTAGTGATAGTTGGTACCTATTGGATCTACTACCTGCTTAACATATACGACCCAGAGTTCCAGAAGATATTCAAGATAAAGGCACATTTTGACTCCGATATGCCTAGAAACCCCGAGACGGAGAAGCTGTTGGCCTGTTTTGTGGCTAACTTCGTCAAAAAAGAAGGGGGAATTGCCTTCGACTCTGAGGCGGTTGCAGAGGTAATCGAATGGTCATGCCGCCTTTCTGAGAATCAGGATAGGATGTCCACCCAGTTTAACCGTATAGCAGAGATACTCGTGGAATCAACCGCGTGGGCAAAGATGGAGAGATCTGCGAAAGTTGGCAGGGATCACGTTAGAAAGGCCATAGAGGAGAAGATATTTAGGTCTAACCTCATCGAGGAGCGGTTGCGCAGGGCTTTCGAAGAGGGTTTTATAAGGGTAGATACTGAGGGTAGGGCGGTGGGACAGATAAACGGTCTCACCGTGGTCGACATGGTTGACCACGCTTTTGGACATCCTGTCAGGATAACTGCTAACGTGTTCATGGGACAGGAAGGGGTCGTGAACATAGAGCGGGAGGTTAAGATGACGGGTCCCATTCATAACAAGGGGCTGCTTACCCTCCAGAGCTACTTGGGACGCAAGTACGCACAGGATATGCCGTTGTCCCTTTCTGCCAGGATAGCTTTTGAACAGACCTATTCGGGGATAGAGGGCGACAGCGCCTCCTCCACGGAGCTCTACTGCCTGATATCCGCCATAGCTGGTGTCCCGCTTCGTCAGGATGTGGCTGTTACCGGTTCGGTAGACCAGTTTGGCAATGTACAGCCAATAGGTGGCGTTAACGAGAAGATAGAAGGATTTTTCCGGTACTGTAAGGCCAAGGGGCTCTCCGGAACGCAGGGGGTTATGATCCCGGTGCAAAACGTTAAGAACCTAATGCTTCATCATGATGTTTTAGACGCGGTTAAGGAAGGGAAGTTTCATATATGGGCGGTAGAAAATATAGACCAGGGGCTTGAGCTCCTCACTGGAATTCAAGCTGGGGTGCCTGCTGAGGATGGCTCCTACCCAGAGGGTACGGTACACGGGTTGGCCAAGGAAAGGCTAAAGAAGATGCTTGAGAAGCTTAAGGAATCGAAAAAGGGTGCTAACGATAACGTATCCGAGGGTGAAGGAGACTCAGACAGCGACGAAGAACCTATGGATGTGGATGATCCGGCTGGGTCTGACGATGGTGAAGAGGATTAG
- a CDS encoding cold-shock protein yields MKTNGVVKWFNATKGYGFITAEDGKDVFVHFSAIQEEGFKTLEEGQRVSFEVVNGQKGPQAANVEKL; encoded by the coding sequence TTGAAGACCAACGGAGTAGTTAAGTGGTTTAACGCAACCAAGGGATATGGCTTTATAACCGCAGAGGATGGCAAGGATGTGTTCGTCCACTTCAGTGCTATCCAGGAGGAGGGTTTCAAGACCCTTGAGGAGGGGCAGAGGGTTTCCTTCGAGGTGGTTAATGGTCAGAAGGGACCCCAGGCGGCCAACGTGGAGAAGCTCTAG
- a CDS encoding YerC/YecD family TrpR-related protein produces MTDRWKDKLTDQLCRAILALKEEDEVYRFLEDVATIGEIRAFAQRLEVARLLSENMTYPQIAQRTGASTATISRVKKFLDYGADGYKTVLSRLKDQGKPRN; encoded by the coding sequence GTGACCGACCGGTGGAAGGACAAGCTGACGGATCAGTTGTGTAGGGCAATTTTAGCTCTGAAAGAAGAGGATGAGGTGTATCGTTTCCTCGAAGATGTGGCCACAATAGGGGAAATAAGGGCCTTTGCCCAGAGGCTGGAGGTGGCAAGGCTGCTGAGCGAAAACATGACGTACCCTCAAATCGCCCAGAGAACCGGAGCAAGCACCGCCACCATAAGTCGAGTCAAGAAGTTCCTTGATTACGGAGCGGACGGCTATAAAACCGTCTTAAGCAGGTTAAAGGACCAAGGCAAGCCCAGAAACTGA
- a CDS encoding endonuclease III domain-containing protein — MVKRISSPHILREGDMKRALSVFDLLEEAYRNESSLTLAPSDEPLGGLILTVLSQNTNDKNRDKAYQELISRFPTWGSVAVAPVEEVAEAIKVAGLGNSKAARIREILEVVRGRFGGYTMEPIKHWPPDRVREFLLSLPGVGAKTTACVMLFDLGIPAFPVDTHVARLSSRLGFAPLGMEPKDIQVVLEGLLKPERYLGAHVNMICHGRAVCRARRPNCKGCVVTSLCPKVGIIS, encoded by the coding sequence ATGGTGAAGAGGATTAGTAGCCCCCATATTCTTCGGGAAGGAGATATGAAAAGGGCTCTGTCTGTATTTGATTTGCTGGAGGAAGCCTATAGAAACGAGAGCTCCCTCACCTTAGCCCCGAGCGATGAGCCCCTTGGAGGCCTTATCCTGACGGTTCTATCTCAAAATACCAATGACAAGAACAGGGATAAGGCCTATCAAGAGCTTATAAGTAGGTTTCCAACGTGGGGATCTGTGGCGGTTGCCCCTGTGGAAGAGGTGGCTGAGGCAATAAAAGTCGCTGGGCTTGGAAATAGCAAGGCCGCCAGGATAAGGGAAATTTTAGAGGTGGTCCGTGGCCGATTCGGTGGGTATACGATGGAGCCAATTAAGCATTGGCCCCCTGATAGGGTTCGGGAGTTCCTGTTGTCCCTACCAGGGGTTGGGGCAAAGACGACTGCTTGCGTTATGCTCTTCGACCTTGGAATACCGGCTTTCCCTGTGGATACTCATGTTGCAAGATTAAGCTCCAGGCTAGGTTTTGCACCTCTTGGCATGGAGCCCAAGGATATTCAAGTGGTTTTAGAGGGTTTGTTGAAACCGGAGAGGTATCTTGGGGCTCATGTGAACATGATATGTCATGGCAGAGCCGTGTGTAGGGCGAGGAGGCCAAATTGCAAGGGTTGTGTGGTGACGAGCTTGTGTCCTAAGGTTGGTATTATCTCTTAG
- a CDS encoding arsenate reductase ArsC has translation MEKVRVLFLCGRNTARSQMGEAFLRHMGGDMFDVWSAGLEPGDGVLQIVKDVMSEVGIDMSMHYSKSAMELLDKGLEFDIVVTVCDAAVAGRCPDYPGVSRKLHWPFPDPAALKGSHEEVLNGARKIRDMIRDAVGELIKEVVEEGGFSGR, from the coding sequence ATGGAGAAGGTGAGGGTTCTTTTCCTTTGTGGCCGTAACACCGCAAGGAGTCAAATGGGGGAGGCTTTTCTTAGGCATATGGGAGGGGATATGTTTGACGTCTGGAGTGCCGGTCTTGAGCCCGGAGATGGGGTGCTCCAGATAGTAAAAGATGTGATGAGTGAAGTGGGCATAGATATGTCCATGCATTATTCTAAGAGTGCTATGGAACTATTGGATAAGGGGCTTGAGTTTGACATCGTAGTCACGGTATGTGATGCCGCCGTGGCGGGACGTTGTCCAGATTACCCCGGAGTTTCCAGAAAACTTCATTGGCCGTTTCCGGATCCTGCGGCCTTGAAGGGTTCCCATGAGGAAGTGCTTAATGGAGCCCGCAAGATAAGGGATATGATAAGAGATGCGGTAGGGGAGCTGATAAAAGAGGTCGTAGAAGAAGGGGGATTCTCGGGTAGATAG
- a CDS encoding aminotransferase class I/II-fold pyridoxal phosphate-dependent enzyme, with protein sequence MVFQGSTYLGLLKGSQAVSRQLPPAIREEIRVILRDVNYNVPRNDGCASLRRELGDSIGQSPEHILVFGSSSDPFRDLALSMRGAKVLMPWGCGGAAEVFASLGFDVISVPLTYDGKFSFPIESFLDEWSSARPDVVYLDIPNDPTGLSLSKDDLIMLSLFCGNSLWLIDQRYAEFSIQDELDLKYLFDRWQGKKGLGIIRSLSFAWGLGAMDISYMVWDHRGGEAVKFPSSNKIESPRGEILTHLVRRCYGWMESRTYSCRYIRDEFAKGCSKIPGIEVYQGDGPFLLLGFNDQVWSQVADLFTQRDWTIPIEVPNINSPFVQVFATSEEALSSLLKDILLVTGDHHVETEEGVKAAIA encoded by the coding sequence ATGGTCTTTCAGGGATCGACCTACCTCGGACTTCTTAAGGGATCTCAGGCAGTGAGCCGTCAACTCCCCCCCGCCATTCGGGAAGAGATACGTGTAATCCTTAGGGATGTTAATTACAACGTCCCGCGGAACGATGGATGTGCATCCTTGCGCCGTGAGCTGGGAGACTCCATCGGGCAATCTCCAGAACACATCCTTGTGTTCGGGTCATCCTCAGATCCATTTAGAGACCTAGCTTTATCCATGAGGGGTGCAAAGGTATTGATGCCCTGGGGCTGCGGGGGGGCAGCGGAGGTTTTTGCCTCTTTAGGGTTCGACGTAATTTCAGTGCCCCTAACGTACGATGGGAAATTTTCATTCCCCATAGAGTCGTTCCTGGACGAATGGTCCTCCGCTAGGCCAGACGTGGTTTACCTGGACATCCCAAATGACCCCACCGGGCTTAGCTTGTCTAAAGATGATTTAATCATGCTATCTCTATTCTGCGGCAATTCACTGTGGCTAATAGACCAACGTTACGCCGAGTTCTCAATCCAAGATGAGCTGGACCTTAAGTACCTTTTTGACCGGTGGCAAGGGAAAAAGGGATTGGGGATCATCCGCTCTCTATCCTTCGCGTGGGGACTTGGGGCCATGGACATCTCGTACATGGTATGGGATCACCGGGGAGGGGAAGCCGTTAAATTTCCGTCCTCAAACAAAATAGAAAGCCCAAGGGGTGAGATACTAACCCACTTAGTAAGGCGCTGTTACGGTTGGATGGAATCTCGAACCTACTCCTGTCGCTACATAAGAGATGAATTCGCGAAGGGATGTTCAAAGATACCGGGGATAGAGGTTTACCAAGGGGATGGCCCATTCTTATTGCTAGGTTTTAACGACCAGGTTTGGAGCCAAGTGGCCGACCTATTCACGCAAAGGGACTGGACTATTCCCATTGAAGTTCCGAACATAAACAGCCCATTTGTGCAGGTATTTGCGACATCGGAAGAAGCCTTAAGTAGTCTTTTAAAGGATATACTCCTCGTCACAGGAGATCACCACGTCGAAACGGAAGAGGGAGTAAAAGCTGCCATAGCTTAA